A section of the Desulfonatronovibrio magnus genome encodes:
- a CDS encoding class I SAM-dependent methyltransferase codes for MNIEINNSNDINDLENTLTEEKTVHRDPLVARLILPDSRGKLSEIKSRLSSDKWQSISFEINTVLPLSISPLHLAPLNTVGCVSISSIIFNNRSTGMPVLNVLEYSDTELFSLNEHTLRIPSQTGLNLFVTGPDSRLGLEVSDHLPDCPLELNINIMIKTGLFLHERAIRAHLELDDWETILESRKNDSNIEYNLHVGIARVAMDRGDWTEAVRRWQDVVSIKGSRTPSYVYKNLNKAYLELESFPAGNPEEEKTSGKVDKHRLLSMAHEKIKPRKYLEIGVHRGRSLALAKCEAIGVDPMPMLEGPLPEHSRVVTMTSDEYFASPAQEDLKPGPDLIFIDGMHLFEYALRDFINAERFAFPWTLIVIDDIFPVHPVQAERRRRTRTWTGDVWKLYETLRNHRPDLFLLPVDASPTGILFISALNPDNAELSSNYDDIAREYAHDTSPPDHILTRLDTRSVDDTTIAGFFNILINARHNNLDSNTISQQLTLEVNP; via the coding sequence ATGAACATTGAGATTAATAATTCTAACGATATTAATGACTTAGAAAACACACTGACTGAAGAAAAAACTGTGCATCGAGACCCTCTTGTTGCAAGGCTGATCTTACCGGACAGCCGTGGAAAATTATCAGAAATTAAGTCCCGTCTTTCTTCAGATAAGTGGCAGAGTATTTCTTTTGAGATCAACACAGTTCTTCCTCTAAGCATATCTCCTCTACACCTTGCACCCCTCAACACTGTCGGCTGCGTTTCAATTTCTTCAATTATTTTCAACAACAGATCAACCGGTATGCCTGTTCTTAATGTGTTGGAATATTCCGATACTGAACTTTTTTCATTGAACGAACATACCCTACGGATTCCTTCCCAAACTGGCCTCAACCTGTTTGTAACTGGACCCGATTCCCGGCTTGGGCTCGAAGTTTCAGATCATTTGCCGGATTGTCCCCTTGAGCTGAACATAAACATTATGATAAAAACTGGCTTGTTCCTCCATGAAAGAGCAATACGGGCCCACTTAGAATTAGATGACTGGGAAACAATACTGGAATCAAGAAAAAACGACTCTAATATTGAGTATAATCTGCATGTAGGAATCGCCAGGGTCGCTATGGACCGGGGAGACTGGACTGAAGCCGTCAGGCGCTGGCAGGATGTAGTTTCAATCAAGGGATCCAGAACCCCTTCTTATGTATACAAAAATCTGAACAAGGCTTACCTTGAACTGGAGTCTTTTCCAGCTGGAAATCCGGAAGAAGAGAAAACATCCGGCAAGGTGGACAAACACCGGCTTTTGAGCATGGCGCATGAAAAAATTAAACCCCGGAAATACCTTGAGATCGGGGTTCACAGAGGCAGAAGTCTTGCCCTTGCAAAATGCGAGGCCATTGGAGTTGATCCCATGCCCATGCTTGAAGGGCCTCTGCCGGAACACTCTAGAGTTGTAACCATGACCAGTGACGAATACTTTGCCAGCCCTGCCCAAGAAGATCTGAAACCAGGACCGGATCTGATTTTTATCGACGGCATGCATCTTTTTGAGTATGCCTTGCGGGACTTTATTAATGCTGAGCGCTTTGCTTTCCCCTGGACCCTGATTGTCATAGACGATATTTTTCCGGTTCATCCGGTTCAGGCTGAACGACGAAGACGTACCAGGACATGGACCGGAGATGTCTGGAAATTGTATGAAACCCTGCGAAATCATCGGCCTGACCTTTTTCTTTTGCCTGTTGACGCATCTCCCACAGGAATTCTTTTTATTTCTGCTCTCAATCCTGACAATGCCGAACTCAGCAGCAATTATGATGACATTGCCAGGGAGTATGCCCATGACACAAGCCCGCCAGATCATATCCTGACACGCTTAGATACTCGTTCCGTTGATGACACTACCATTGCCGGCTTTTTTAACATTTTAATCAATGCCCGCCATAACAACTTAGACTCAAATACAATCTCCCAACAACTGACTTTGGAGGTCAACCCATAA